From a region of the Thermoplasmata archaeon genome:
- a CDS encoding CBS domain-containing protein, producing the protein MKKIEIKEIMSKNPLLLDLDLTVLKAVKEMIHNNVSTIIVAENSEPLGIVTEHDIVVKVVSENRDPAKTLLKSIMSSPIVAISEDDKLEDCAKLMVKKKIRKLPVIKGGKIIGLLSENDIVKISPDLILLANEWNNISNERYMNEIHEHITGRCELCGRFSTSLEFYNGMFICQECKESR; encoded by the coding sequence ATGAAAAAAATTGAGATAAAAGAAATAATGTCTAAAAATCCATTGCTATTAGATCTAGACCTTACTGTTTTGAAAGCAGTAAAAGAAATGATTCATAACAATGTAAGTACCATAATAGTAGCTGAAAACAGCGAGCCTTTAGGAATAGTCACTGAGCATGATATTGTTGTGAAAGTGGTTTCTGAAAATAGAGATCCAGCTAAGACGCTTTTAAAATCCATAATGAGTTCTCCGATAGTAGCAATATCCGAAGACGATAAATTAGAGGATTGTGCTAAATTGATGGTAAAAAAGAAGATACGGAAACTACCTGTAATAAAAGGTGGTAAAATTATTGGATTGTTATCAGAAAATGACATAGTAAAAATATCCCCCGATCTGATTCTACTTGCAAATGAATGGAATAATATTTCAAATGAGCGTTATATGAATGAGATACATGAACATATAACAGGAAGATGCGAATTATGTGGGCGGTTCTCTACATCACTAGAATTTTACAATGGAATGTTCATATGCCAGGAGTGTAAAGAGTCAAGATAG
- the psmA gene encoding archaeal proteasome endopeptidase complex subunit alpha yields MQQAQMAYDRAITVFSPDGRLFQVEYAREAVRRGSTTIGMKFKDGVALIIDKKVRSNLIEPKSIEKIYMIDEHIGAASSGLVADARMLVDYARVNAQVEKVTYNEKVGVEVLTKKVSDYVQQYTQYGGARPFGASLLIAGVDDEPHLFETEPSGAFLGYKADCIGAGRDIIMPIFEKEYKDNMSMDEAIILALKGLKKAAEDPNTPIIAQIGIVTKDKGFRILEESETENYLNKI; encoded by the coding sequence ATGCAACAAGCACAGATGGCATACGATAGAGCTATAACAGTCTTCTCACCAGATGGGAGATTGTTTCAGGTTGAATATGCTAGAGAAGCAGTAAGAAGAGGATCTACAACTATAGGTATGAAATTCAAGGATGGAGTTGCTTTAATAATCGATAAAAAGGTGAGGAGCAACTTGATAGAACCAAAAAGCATTGAGAAGATCTATATGATAGATGAACATATAGGTGCAGCATCTTCCGGCTTAGTGGCAGATGCAAGAATGCTTGTAGATTACGCACGGGTAAATGCGCAGGTTGAAAAAGTAACTTACAACGAGAAGGTAGGAGTAGAGGTTTTAACAAAAAAAGTAAGCGATTATGTACAGCAATATACGCAGTATGGTGGAGCTAGGCCGTTTGGAGCATCTTTATTAATAGCAGGTGTAGATGATGAGCCCCATCTATTTGAGACTGAACCTTCTGGAGCATTTTTAGGATATAAAGCAGACTGTATAGGAGCTGGTAGAGATATAATAATGCCTATTTTTGAAAAAGAGTACAAAGATAACATGAGCATGGATGAAGCAATTATATTAGCACTGAAAGGCTTAAAAAAAGCTGCAGAAGACCCAAACACACCAATTATTGCACAGATAGGTATTGTTACTAAAGACAAAGGTTTCAGAATATTAGAAGAATCAGAAACAGAGAATTATCTAAATAAAATTTAA
- a CDS encoding ribosome assembly factor SBDS, producing MVKLEDSIIARFESHGHRFEILIDPALVDIIKAGKDVDVIEYMVSDTIFKDANKGDRASEEVLKEVFETDNIQEIVKHIILKGQVQLTTEQRRKMLEDKKRQIIMEISKNAINPQTNTPHPPQRIETAIEEAKVHIDPFKSVEEQVNTVVKAIRLILPIKFEKIKIAVKISGEDYLKSYQDITKMGTVLKEEWQNDGSWVGVIEIPAGVQIEFFDILNKKTHGNAQTKILKS from the coding sequence ATGGTAAAATTAGAAGATTCAATAATCGCAAGATTTGAGAGCCATGGGCATCGATTTGAAATACTTATAGATCCTGCACTAGTTGATATTATAAAGGCTGGCAAAGATGTTGATGTTATAGAGTATATGGTAAGTGATACCATTTTTAAAGATGCCAATAAAGGGGACAGAGCTAGCGAAGAGGTTTTGAAAGAAGTATTTGAAACAGATAACATACAGGAGATAGTCAAACATATTATTTTGAAGGGTCAGGTACAGTTAACTACTGAGCAGAGAAGAAAGATGCTTGAAGATAAAAAAAGGCAGATTATAATGGAGATTTCAAAAAATGCGATTAATCCACAAACTAATACTCCACATCCTCCTCAGCGAATTGAGACTGCAATTGAAGAGGCAAAAGTGCATATAGACCCATTTAAAAGTGTGGAAGAGCAGGTTAACACAGTTGTAAAAGCTATAAGACTAATACTACCAATAAAATTTGAAAAAATAAAAATTGCGGTAAAGATTTCTGGAGAAGATTACTTGAAAAGTTATCAGGATATCACAAAGATGGGTACTGTGTTGAAGGAAGAATGGCAAAACGATGGTTCTTGGGTAGGAGTAATAGAGATACCTGCTGGCGTTCAAATTGAATTTTTTGATATATTAAACAAAAAGACACATGGAAATGCACAGACTAAAATTTTAAAAAGTTAG
- the rrp4 gene encoding exosome complex RNA-binding protein Rrp4, whose product MKSVREFVLPGEEIDLGQNKPGIGIYIENEKAYSVYLGTKSEKSGYLNIMPLAGKYFPEKGDKVIGKIVDLTPTNWVVDINAPYTAPLHVNDVPWRIEFGDTSRFLNIGDVVLVKVSNITESNQIWVSMKEPGLRKLEGGFLITVSPTKVSRIIGKEGSMIKLLKEETHTKIYVGQNGEIWIDGEPKQTLEVIKTIRIIEREAHTIGLTDRIKAYLEELNRK is encoded by the coding sequence ATGAAAAGTGTTAGAGAGTTTGTTTTACCGGGAGAAGAAATTGATTTAGGTCAGAATAAACCTGGTATAGGTATATACATAGAAAATGAGAAAGCATACTCAGTATATTTAGGCACAAAATCTGAGAAGTCTGGATATCTTAACATTATGCCTCTTGCTGGGAAATATTTTCCAGAGAAGGGTGATAAAGTTATAGGAAAAATAGTGGATCTTACACCTACAAACTGGGTGGTAGATATCAATGCACCATATACAGCGCCGTTACACGTAAATGATGTGCCATGGAGAATAGAGTTTGGAGACACATCTAGGTTCTTAAATATTGGAGATGTTGTACTGGTAAAAGTATCTAATATTACAGAATCAAATCAGATCTGGGTTTCTATGAAAGAGCCTGGGTTGAGAAAGTTAGAAGGTGGATTTTTAATAACAGTATCCCCAACAAAAGTATCCAGGATCATTGGCAAAGAAGGCTCTATGATTAAGCTTTTAAAAGAAGAGACACACACAAAGATCTATGTGGGTCAAAACGGAGAAATATGGATTGACGGGGAGCCAAAGCAGACTTTAGAAGTGATCAAGACTATACGAATTATTGAGCGAGAAGCGCATACAATAGGATTGACAGACAGAATTAAGGCTTATTTGGAAGAGTTAAATAGGAAGTGA
- the rrp41 gene encoding exosome complex exonuclease Rrp41 — protein sequence MKTDIKLIDENGIRTDGRKFDELRPIKIEVGLLERADGSAYIEWGENKILAAVYGPREVFPKHLQDASKAIVRARYNMAAFSVDERKRPGPDRRSVELSMVISNALESVVLAEQFPRTSIDVFIEVLQSDAGTRIAGLTAASVALVDAGIPMRDLIAGCAAGKIGGQVVLDLNKDEDNFGEADLPIAIIPRTKEIVLLQMDGNMSLEELDKGMDLAYNASMKVYELQKEALKNKYLKVLEEGE from the coding sequence ATGAAAACAGATATTAAGTTAATAGATGAAAACGGGATAAGAACAGATGGTAGAAAGTTTGATGAATTGAGACCAATAAAGATAGAAGTAGGTTTATTAGAGAGAGCAGATGGATCGGCATATATAGAATGGGGCGAAAACAAGATTTTGGCAGCGGTTTATGGGCCAAGGGAAGTATTTCCAAAGCATTTGCAGGATGCAAGTAAGGCAATAGTAAGAGCTAGATATAATATGGCCGCATTTTCTGTGGATGAGAGAAAAAGGCCCGGGCCAGATAGAAGGAGTGTAGAACTATCAATGGTAATCTCCAACGCATTAGAAAGTGTAGTTTTAGCCGAGCAGTTTCCGAGAACATCTATAGATGTGTTTATAGAGGTTCTACAATCTGATGCAGGTACCAGAATTGCAGGCTTAACAGCGGCATCTGTGGCGTTAGTTGATGCCGGGATACCAATGCGAGACCTCATAGCTGGATGTGCAGCAGGTAAAATTGGTGGGCAAGTAGTTTTAGACCTAAACAAAGACGAAGACAATTTTGGGGAAGCAGATTTACCAATTGCTATAATTCCGAGAACCAAAGAGATAGTACTTTTACAAATGGATGGTAATATGTCATTGGAAGAATTAGACAAAGGGATGGATCTAGCATACAATGCCTCTATGAAAGTTTATGAACTGCAGAAAGAGGCACTTAAAAACAAATACTTAAAAGTATTAGAAGAGGGTGAATAA
- the rrp42 gene encoding exosome complex protein Rrp42: MSRFTEGVVSEIKKNYIQKLAAGGLRIDNRGLEEYRNIEVIRNFVTRANGSALVKIGNTQVLAGIKIEPGEPFPDTPNVGVITTNAELVPLASPTFESGPPGEDAIELARVVDRGLRESKTIDLEKLVIKENELVWIIFIDLHVLDYDGNLFDASSLASMIALTEAVVPASKYGYGEDFKLPVNHYPVEITAVKIDNSILIDPNLDEENISSARLTVASNELGNVNAMQKGSTGSFSIEEIKKIINTSIKIGNEIREKYIIKKGE, translated from the coding sequence ATGTCAAGATTTACTGAAGGTGTAGTTTCTGAAATCAAGAAAAATTACATACAAAAGCTTGCAGCTGGAGGCCTGAGAATTGATAATCGAGGATTGGAAGAGTATAGAAATATAGAGGTAATTAGAAATTTTGTGACGAGGGCCAATGGCTCTGCGCTCGTCAAGATAGGCAATACTCAGGTACTTGCAGGAATAAAGATTGAACCTGGAGAGCCATTTCCTGATACCCCTAATGTAGGCGTGATAACCACGAATGCAGAATTAGTACCTCTTGCATCTCCTACATTTGAATCAGGGCCACCCGGAGAAGATGCCATAGAGCTTGCGAGAGTGGTAGATAGAGGATTGAGAGAAAGTAAAACCATAGACTTAGAGAAGCTGGTAATAAAGGAAAACGAGCTGGTATGGATTATATTTATAGATCTTCATGTTCTCGATTATGATGGGAATCTGTTTGATGCATCGTCTTTGGCATCAATGATCGCACTTACTGAGGCAGTAGTGCCTGCATCAAAGTATGGTTATGGAGAGGACTTTAAGTTGCCAGTGAATCATTATCCAGTGGAGATTACGGCTGTAAAAATTGATAATTCAATATTGATAGATCCTAACCTAGACGAGGAAAATATATCTAGCGCCAGATTAACTGTTGCATCAAATGAGCTTGGCAACGTGAATGCTATGCAAAAAGGATCAACAGGTTCATTCAGTATTGAGGAAATAAAGAAAATTATTAATACTTCAATTAAAATAGGGAACGAGATTCGAGAAAAATATATAATTAAAAAAGGTGAGTAA
- a CDS encoding 50S ribosomal protein L37ae has translation MSNRTKKVGIAGRFGPRYGVAAKKKWKETMELKIEAYTCPRCNHKTVYRKSTGIWQCRKCGYTFAGGAYTPEVKKEIKTAETAGES, from the coding sequence GTGTCTAATAGAACGAAGAAAGTTGGCATAGCTGGCAGGTTCGGGCCAAGATATGGTGTAGCGGCCAAGAAAAAATGGAAAGAGACTATGGAATTAAAGATAGAAGCATATACCTGCCCCAGATGCAATCATAAAACCGTTTATAGGAAATCTACTGGTATTTGGCAATGTCGCAAGTGCGGTTATACATTTGCTGGTGGTGCATATACTCCTGAAGTAAAGAAAGAGATAAAAACTGCTGAAACAGCAGGGGAGAGCTAA
- a CDS encoding DUF1922 domain-containing protein has translation MVYRCAVCGRPYTGKMTAYDLSCECGSTIFFKERPNIEKEVKAR, from the coding sequence ATGGTATATAGATGTGCAGTATGTGGCAGACCATATACTGGCAAAATGACAGCATATGATTTGAGTTGTGAATGTGGTTCTACCATATTTTTTAAAGAGCGCCCAAACATAGAGAAAGAAGTAAAAGCGCGATAA